In Streptomyces liangshanensis, the DNA window CCATAAGACCGGCCGCACCCTTGGCAAGCATGTCGGACGCGAGTTCGCGACCGAGCGCGATGGCATCCCCGTGCGATGTGGGTACGGGACCGGTGGTGGACAGCTGCACCAACGTCGAGCCGTCGGTCGTGCCGACGACGCCGCGCAGGCGCATTTCGTTGACAACCTGCTCCTCGGCCAGCAGGTCGGCCAGGGCACCCACAGGTGCGCTGCAACCGGCCTCCAGGGCGGCGAGCAGGGATCGCTCGGCGGTCACGGCGACCCGCGACCGCGGATCGTCGAGCCCGGCGAGCACAGCGGCGAGGTCCACGTTGACCGCGGCGCACTCCACTGCCAGGGCCCCCTGACCGGGGGCGGGCAGCACGGTGTCGACCGACAGGAACTCGGTCACCTCACCGATCCTGCCGATCCGGTGGAGCCCCGCGGCGGCGAGCACGACGGCGTCGAACTCCCCGCTGCGGACGTGTTCGAGGCGGGTGTCGATGTTCCCGCGGATCGGCGCCGTCCTTATGGACAGGCCGTGGTTGCGCGCGTACGCGTTGAGCTGCGCCGCCCGCCGCGGCGACCCCGTACCGACCCGGGCGTCCGGGGGCAGTTGGTCGAGCCGCAGTCCGTCCCGCGCGACCAGGACGTCCCTCGGATCCTCCCGGACCGGCACGGCGGCCAGCGTGAGGTCGTCGGGCTGCCCGGTCGGCAGGTCCTTGAGGGAGTGCACGGCGAAGTCGACCTCGCCGCGCAGCAGCGCGTCCCGCAGCGCGGTGACGAAGACGCCCGTGCCGCCGATCTGCGCGAGGTTCTCCCGCGAGGTGTCGCCGTACGTGGTGATCTCCACCAGCTCGACCGGTCGCCCGGTCAACTCCGTCACGGCCCGGGCGACTTGCCCGGACTGCGCCAGGGCGAGCTTGCTGCGTCGGGTACCCAGCCTCAGCGGCCGTCCGGGCCCGGGGGCCTTGTCGGGCCGCAGAGGCCTCTCGGGCCTCAGTGCCTTCTCGGTCATACTCGCCCTCTGCCTACACCGTCGGTGTCATTCAGGTCGGCCCGGCTGACGGCGGCGACCGTCTGCGGGTCGAGGTCGAAGAGTTCACGCAGCGCGTCCGCGTATCCGGCGCCGCCGGGCTCGCTCGCCAGCTGCTTGACCCGCACGGTGGGCGCGTGCAGGAGTTTGTCGACGACACGGCGCACCGTACGCGTGATCTCGGCGCGCTGCTTCTCGTCCAGGTCGGGGAGCCTGCCTTCGAGGCGGGCCACTTCGGTGCTGACCACGTCCGCGGCCATGGCGCGCAGGGCGACCACGGTCGGAGTGATGTGCGCGGCGCGCTGAGCGGCGCCGAAGGCGGCCACCTCGTCGGAGACGATCGTGCGCACCAGTTCGACGTCGGCGGCCATGGGGGCGTCGGCGGAGGCCTCGGCGAGCGACTCGATGTCCACGAACCGGATGCCGCCGAGGCGGTGCGCGCCGGCGTCGATGTCACGGGGCATGGCGAGGTCGAGCAGGGCCAGGGGTGCGGTACGGCCGGTCAGGGCGGCCTCGACGGTGTCGGCGGCGAGGACCAGGCCCGTCGCGCCCGTACAGGACACGGCGATGTCGGCACGTGTCAGTTCGCCGGGGACGGCGCCCATGGTCACGGCCCTGGCGCGGACGCCGGTGCCGCCGGGCTCGGTGAGGATCTGGGCGAGCCGCTCGGCGCGGGGCGCGGTGCGGTTGGCGATGACGATCTCCTCGACGCCGGCCCGCGCGAGGGTGGCGGCGGCGAGCGAGGACATCGAGCCGGCGCCGATCACCAGGGCCCGCTTGTCCTTGGCCCAGGCCTCGACGGCCGCGCCGGCGGCGAGCTGTTCGAGCCCGAAGGTGACCAGGGACTGTCCGGCCCGGTCGATGCCGGTCTCGCTGTGGGCGCGCTTGCCGACCCGCAGGGCCTGCTGGAACAGGTCGTTGAGCAGCCGGCCCGCGGTGTGCAGCTCCTGCCCGAGGGCCAGCGCGTCCTTGATCTGCCCGAGGATCTGTCCCTCGCCGACGACCATGGAGTCCAGGCCGCAGGCCACCGAGAAGAGGTGGTGGACGGCCCGGTCCTCGTAGTGCACGTAGAGGTAGGGGGTGAGCTCGTCGAGCCCGACACCGCTGTGCTGCGCGAGCAAGGTGGACAGCTCGGCGACCCCGGCGTGGAACTTGTCGACGTCGGCGTACAGCTCGATGCGGTTGCAGGTGGCGAGGACGGCCGCCTCGGTGGCGGGCTCCGCGGCGAGCGAGTCCTGCAACAGCTTGATCTGCGAGTCGGTGGAGAGCGACGCGCGCTCCAGCACGCTCACCGGCGCGCTGCGGTGGCTCAGTCCGACGACGAGGAGACTCATGCGGGCATCACCGCCGGTACGTCCCCCTCGGGTCCCTTCCTGCCGGCGGCGCCCGGCGGGGCGGTGTCCCGGGGGGCGTCGGCGGGCAGCGCGCGCTCGCCGGCCGGCAGGGCGGCCTCGGCCGCGGCTTCCTCGCCGGCCTTGCGCTGCTCGTGGAAGGCGAGGATCTGGAGCTCGATGGAGAGGTCGACCTTGCGGACGTCCACGCCGTCCGGCACGGACAGCACCGTCGGCGCGAAGTTGAGGATCGAGGTCACCCCGGCGGCGACGAGCCGCTCGCAGACCTGCTGGGCGGCGCCCGCGGGGGTCGCGATGACCCCGATCGAGACACCGTTGTCGCTGATGATCTTCTCCAGCTCGTCCGTGTGCTGGACGGGGATCCCGGCGACCGGCTTCCCGGCCATCTCAGGGTCCGCGTCTATCAGCGCGGCGACCCGGAACCCGCGGGACGCGAACCCGCCGTAGTTGGCGAGCGCGGCGCCGAGGTTACCGATTCCGACGATCACGACCGGCCAGTCCTGCGTCAGGCCCAGCTCGCGGGAGATCTGGTAGACGAGGTACTCGACGTCGTAGCCCACCCCCCGCGTCCCGTACGAACCGAGGTAGGAGAAGTCCTTGCGCAGCTTCGCGGAGTTGACCCCGGCCGCGGTCGCCAGTTCCTCGGAGGAGACAGTGGGTACGGACCGCTCGGACAGAGCGGTCAGAGCCCGCAGATACAGGGGAAGCCGGGCGACGGTGGCCTCGGGGATTCCTCGGCTACGGGTCGCCGGTCGGTGAGTTCGGCCAGTTGCCACGGTGCTCCTGCGGGATGAGCGAGGCTGTAGGCGGCCGTATGTCCCAGGACCGCCCCGTCGAATGCAGGCTATGTCTTTGTGAACGCGTGCACAAAGATGGTGTCCGCTTTGTCCGAGCAAAGTGACCGGGGTCACGCACCCCGATCCCGTCACCCCGGGACCGCCGGCCACGTCAGCCTGATGCACACACGAAGGGGGCAAAACCGCACACACTCCTCACGACATACGCCCCCGAGACCGCTTCGGCCGATGAAATGCCCGGCAAAGCGCCCATGATGTTAACCGCCTTTCCGTTCAGTTCCCCAGTTCACGACGGAGCCGGCCCTCGTCCACCCGCCAGAACGTGTGCTGCTCGCCGTCGACCAGGACCACCGGGATCTGCTCCCAGTACGCGCGGTGCAGCGCCTCGTCCTGAGTGA includes these proteins:
- the hemC gene encoding hydroxymethylbilane synthase, translating into MTEKALRPERPLRPDKAPGPGRPLRLGTRRSKLALAQSGQVARAVTELTGRPVELVEITTYGDTSRENLAQIGGTGVFVTALRDALLRGEVDFAVHSLKDLPTGQPDDLTLAAVPVREDPRDVLVARDGLRLDQLPPDARVGTGSPRRAAQLNAYARNHGLSIRTAPIRGNIDTRLEHVRSGEFDAVVLAAAGLHRIGRIGEVTEFLSVDTVLPAPGQGALAVECAAVNVDLAAVLAGLDDPRSRVAVTAERSLLAALEAGCSAPVGALADLLAEEQVVNEMRLRGVVGTTDGSTLVQLSTTGPVPTSHGDAIALGRELASDMLAKGAAGLMGERP
- a CDS encoding glutamyl-tRNA reductase, which produces MSLLVVGLSHRSAPVSVLERASLSTDSQIKLLQDSLAAEPATEAAVLATCNRIELYADVDKFHAGVAELSTLLAQHSGVGLDELTPYLYVHYEDRAVHHLFSVACGLDSMVVGEGQILGQIKDALALGQELHTAGRLLNDLFQQALRVGKRAHSETGIDRAGQSLVTFGLEQLAAGAAVEAWAKDKRALVIGAGSMSSLAAATLARAGVEEIVIANRTAPRAERLAQILTEPGGTGVRARAVTMGAVPGELTRADIAVSCTGATGLVLAADTVEAALTGRTAPLALLDLAMPRDIDAGAHRLGGIRFVDIESLAEASADAPMAADVELVRTIVSDEVAAFGAAQRAAHITPTVVALRAMAADVVSTEVARLEGRLPDLDEKQRAEITRTVRRVVDKLLHAPTVRVKQLASEPGGAGYADALRELFDLDPQTVAAVSRADLNDTDGVGRGRV
- a CDS encoding redox-sensing transcriptional repressor Rex encodes the protein MATGRTHRPATRSRGIPEATVARLPLYLRALTALSERSVPTVSSEELATAAGVNSAKLRKDFSYLGSYGTRGVGYDVEYLVYQISRELGLTQDWPVVIVGIGNLGAALANYGGFASRGFRVAALIDADPEMAGKPVAGIPVQHTDELEKIISDNGVSIGVIATPAGAAQQVCERLVAAGVTSILNFAPTVLSVPDGVDVRKVDLSIELQILAFHEQRKAGEEAAAEAALPAGERALPADAPRDTAPPGAAGRKGPEGDVPAVMPA